In a genomic window of Styela clava chromosome 11, kaStyClav1.hap1.2, whole genome shotgun sequence:
- the LOC120347352 gene encoding beta-1,3-galactosyltransferase bre-2-like isoform X2 — protein sequence MATTFIRNGLIILISFSFCGIIYYLYETSVRERGRKPNFGIYVLNSSIDLNKVGNENTSISSSAETTITHPMTSFKQFGLEEISLLKRMDTQRPFFNILMEPWKMLCTNNTKNLTDSRWSMIVAVKTGYDRIVQRDRIRKTWPSNTFLNGVCLDVIFVVANTSTAEENLNLRKEESVHGDILQVELEETYRNIGLKALASMQWTADNFPNDVWITGFMRLRLCDLMTDREFTFNRTDINCGISTMAGGIVKHGVQLI from the exons ATGGCAACTACATTCATAAGGAATGGTTTAATAATATTGATATCGTTTTCATTTTGCGgaataatatattatctgtATGAAACTTCAGTCAGGGAAAG AGGACGAAAACCAAATTTCGGTATCTATGTGTTGAATAGCAGTATCGATCTAAACAAAGTTGGGAACGAAAATACATCGATCAGCTCTTCCGCTGAAACTACTATCACTCATCCTATGACGTCATTCAAGCAATTTGGTTTGGAAGAAATAAGTTTGTTAAAGCGAATGGATACACAACGGCcgttttttaacattttaatgGAACCTTGGAAAATGTTGTGTACAAATAATACCAAAAATCTAACAG ATTCCAGATGGTCCATGATAGTTGCAGTCAAGACAGGATACGATAGAATTGTACAAAGAGATCGTATCAGAAAAACATGGCCTTCCAACACATTCCTCAACGGAGTTTGTTTAGatgttatttttgttgttgcaaATACATCAACTGCAGAAGAGAACCTTAACTTGAGAAAAGAAGAATCGGTGCATGGCGATATTTTACAGGTTGAATTGGAAGAAACTTATCg aaaCATTGGATTAAAAGCGCTTGCTTCGATGCAATGGACAGCGGATAACTTCCCAA ATGATGTTTGGATAACAGGATTTATGAGACTTCGTTTGTGTGATTTAATGACGGATCGGGAATTCACATTCAATAGGACAGATATCAACTGTGGGATTTCTACTATGGCCGGAGGCATAGTGAAGCACGGCGTTCAACTAATTTAG
- the LOC120347352 gene encoding beta-1,3-galactosyltransferase 5-like isoform X1 translates to MATTFIRNGLIILISFSFCGIIYYLYETSVRERGRKPNFGIYVLNSSIDLNKVGNENTSISSSAETTITHPMTSFKQFGLEEISLLKRMDTQRPFFNILMEPWKMLCTNNTKNLTDSRWSMIVAVKTGYDRIVQRDRIRKTWPSNTFLNGVCLDVIFVVANTSTAEENLNLRKEESVHGDILQVELEETYRNIGLKALASMQWTADNFPSDWIYSSADDDMLPDFHRLYENIEKLMSEEKSFTKNSSNSVSYNQSNTENLPIFCAFTYNSVPKPKRFENKWQISVEDYPYDYYPPYCSGGFYSMSVKQASAIYSVSRWYPYFHLDDVWITGFMRLRLCDLMTDREFTFNRTDINCGISTMAGGIVKHGVQLI, encoded by the exons ATGGCAACTACATTCATAAGGAATGGTTTAATAATATTGATATCGTTTTCATTTTGCGgaataatatattatctgtATGAAACTTCAGTCAGGGAAAG AGGACGAAAACCAAATTTCGGTATCTATGTGTTGAATAGCAGTATCGATCTAAACAAAGTTGGGAACGAAAATACATCGATCAGCTCTTCCGCTGAAACTACTATCACTCATCCTATGACGTCATTCAAGCAATTTGGTTTGGAAGAAATAAGTTTGTTAAAGCGAATGGATACACAACGGCcgttttttaacattttaatgGAACCTTGGAAAATGTTGTGTACAAATAATACCAAAAATCTAACAG ATTCCAGATGGTCCATGATAGTTGCAGTCAAGACAGGATACGATAGAATTGTACAAAGAGATCGTATCAGAAAAACATGGCCTTCCAACACATTCCTCAACGGAGTTTGTTTAGatgttatttttgttgttgcaaATACATCAACTGCAGAAGAGAACCTTAACTTGAGAAAAGAAGAATCGGTGCATGGCGATATTTTACAGGTTGAATTGGAAGAAACTTATCg aaaCATTGGATTAAAAGCGCTTGCTTCGATGCAATGGACAGCGGATAACTTCCCAAGTGACTGGATATATTCATCTGCAGATGATGATATGTTACCAGATTTTCATcgtttatatgaaaatattgaaaaattaatgtCTGAAGAAAAGAGTTTTACGAAAAATTCTAGCAATTCTGTTTCGTATAATCAGTCAAACACAGAAAATTTACCAATATTTTGCGCATTTACCTACAACTCTGTCCCCAAACCAAAacgatttgaaaataaatggcAGATCAGCGTGGAAGACTATCCGTATGACTATTATCCACCGTATTGTTCTGGTGGATTTTATTCAATGTCAGTGAAACAAGCGAGCGCAATTTACTCTGTTTCAAGATGGTATCCCTATTTTCATTTAGATGATGTTTGGATAACAGGATTTATGAGACTTCGTTTGTGTGATTTAATGACGGATCGGGAATTCACATTCAATAGGACAGATATCAACTGTGGGATTTCTACTATGGCCGGAGGCATAGTGAAGCACGGCGTTCAACTAATTTAG